The proteins below come from a single Zhouia spongiae genomic window:
- the mutS gene encoding DNA mismatch repair protein MutS, translated as MKQYNQIKAKYPDALLLFRVGDFYETFGDDAVKAAKILGIVLTHRNNGGDKTELAGFPHHSLNTYLPKLVKAGCRVAICDQLEDPKQTKTIVKRGVTELVTPGVALNDDILTAKSNNFLCAVHFSKKQLGIAFLDVSTGEYLTAQGNEEHIDKLLQNFNPSEILISKKFKQDFFANFGNHHHTFFLEDWIFQEDYANETLNNHFKTSSLKGFGIDHLQEGIIASGAVLHYLSETQHHQLQHISVINRIAAEEHVWMDRFTIRNLELYHSTANNAVTLLDVIDKTTSPMGGRTLKRWLALPLKNIVRIKQRHEVVNYLMLHEDKLQKTRQHIKQISDIERLISKVATGKINPREVIYLKNSLEAIAPIKSLAEKSDNESLKTIGSSLHLCDALRNKIKEMINEDAPVNINKGNAIAKGYSEELDELRDLAFSGKDYLDKMLERETERTGIPSLKIASNNVFGYYIEVRNTHRDKVPEEWIRKQTLVNAERYITEELKEYEAKILGAEEKIGQLEQQLFTQLVVWMHEYIQPVQQNAALIGQLDCLCGFAQLAKDNKYVQPEVNDSFDLEIKNGRHPVIEKQLPIGDVFIANDVTLTREDQQIIMITGPNMSGKSAILRQTALIVLLAQMGSFVPAHEAKIGLIDKIFTRVGASDNISMGESTFMVEMNETASILNNISERSLVLLDEIGRGTSTYDGISIAWAISEYLHEHPSKAKTLFATHYHELNEMTETFNRIKNYNVSVKELKDNVLFLRKLVPGGSEHSFGIHVAKMAGMPQQVIHRANKILKKLEKSHSSDELTENLKAAQDDEMQLSFFNLDDPLLEEIKEEIIHTDIDTLTPVEALMKLNEIKRMLVKKKRASL; from the coding sequence ATGAAACAATACAACCAGATTAAGGCAAAATATCCTGACGCCTTATTACTTTTCAGGGTTGGTGATTTTTACGAAACTTTTGGAGATGATGCTGTAAAGGCTGCCAAAATCCTCGGTATTGTTTTAACGCACCGAAACAACGGGGGTGATAAAACAGAACTGGCCGGTTTCCCTCATCACTCACTGAACACCTATTTACCTAAACTTGTAAAAGCAGGATGCAGGGTTGCAATATGTGACCAGCTGGAAGACCCGAAACAAACTAAAACGATTGTAAAAAGAGGTGTTACGGAATTGGTAACTCCAGGGGTAGCCTTAAATGACGACATCCTTACGGCCAAGTCTAATAATTTTCTATGCGCTGTTCATTTCAGCAAAAAACAGCTCGGAATTGCTTTCCTCGACGTTTCTACGGGAGAATATCTTACCGCGCAGGGAAATGAAGAACACATAGACAAGCTCTTACAGAACTTTAACCCTAGTGAGATCCTGATTTCTAAAAAGTTTAAACAGGATTTCTTTGCCAACTTTGGCAATCATCACCATACCTTCTTTTTAGAAGACTGGATTTTTCAGGAAGATTACGCCAATGAAACGCTGAATAATCATTTTAAAACATCGTCTTTAAAAGGGTTTGGCATCGATCATTTACAAGAAGGTATTATTGCATCCGGAGCTGTTTTACATTACTTATCAGAAACACAGCACCACCAACTACAGCACATATCGGTTATAAACCGGATCGCAGCAGAAGAGCATGTCTGGATGGATCGATTTACAATAAGAAACCTCGAATTATATCATTCTACTGCCAATAACGCGGTAACGCTTCTCGATGTTATCGATAAAACCACCTCCCCGATGGGAGGAAGAACGCTGAAACGATGGCTTGCATTACCGCTTAAAAACATCGTGCGTATAAAGCAACGTCACGAAGTCGTGAATTACTTAATGCTACATGAAGACAAGCTTCAGAAAACCCGGCAACACATTAAACAGATCAGCGATATCGAACGCTTGATTTCTAAGGTAGCTACCGGAAAAATCAACCCGCGGGAAGTTATTTATCTAAAAAATTCATTAGAGGCCATCGCTCCTATTAAATCATTGGCCGAGAAAAGTGATAATGAATCGTTAAAAACCATAGGTAGCTCATTACATTTATGTGATGCCCTCAGAAATAAGATCAAAGAAATGATCAATGAGGATGCCCCTGTTAATATCAATAAGGGAAATGCAATAGCCAAAGGGTATTCTGAAGAGCTCGATGAGTTAAGAGATTTAGCTTTTTCCGGGAAAGATTATCTGGACAAGATGTTGGAGAGGGAAACGGAACGCACCGGAATACCTTCTCTGAAAATTGCCTCCAATAATGTGTTCGGATATTACATTGAAGTCCGAAACACCCACAGGGATAAAGTTCCTGAAGAATGGATTCGCAAACAAACCCTGGTAAATGCAGAACGCTATATTACCGAAGAATTAAAAGAATACGAAGCCAAAATATTAGGTGCTGAAGAAAAAATAGGGCAACTGGAACAACAACTTTTCACACAATTGGTTGTCTGGATGCACGAATATATTCAACCCGTACAGCAAAATGCGGCATTGATAGGGCAACTGGACTGCCTTTGCGGGTTTGCCCAGCTGGCAAAAGACAACAAGTATGTACAACCGGAAGTAAATGATTCCTTCGACCTTGAAATCAAAAACGGACGTCATCCGGTGATTGAAAAGCAACTCCCTATCGGCGATGTCTTTATCGCCAATGATGTTACGCTTACCAGAGAAGATCAGCAAATCATTATGATTACAGGACCAAACATGAGTGGTAAATCGGCTATTTTAAGACAAACAGCACTCATTGTACTATTGGCTCAGATGGGAAGTTTTGTACCGGCACACGAAGCTAAAATAGGCCTCATTGATAAAATTTTCACACGAGTCGGGGCGAGTGATAATATTTCCATGGGCGAATCTACCTTTATGGTTGAAATGAATGAAACCGCCTCTATCCTGAATAATATTTCTGAACGTAGTTTAGTTCTTCTGGACGAGATCGGAAGAGGCACCAGCACTTATGACGGTATTTCGATTGCATGGGCTATTTCTGAATATTTACACGAGCATCCGTCCAAGGCCAAAACCCTGTTTGCCACCCACTATCATGAACTGAATGAAATGACCGAAACATTCAATCGCATCAAGAACTACAATGTTTCCGTAAAAGAATTAAAAGACAATGTATTGTTTTTAAGAAAGTTAGTACCAGGAGGCAGTGAGCATAGCTTTGGTATTCATGTGGCTAAAATGGCAGGGATGCCTCAACAGGTAATTCATCGCGCCAACAAGATATTAAAGAAACTCGAAAAATCACATAGCAGCGACGAGCTTACAGAAAACTTAAAAGCCGCTCAGGATGACGAAATGCAGTTAAGCTTTTTCAACCTCGACGACCCACTTTTAGAAGAGATCAAGGAAGAAATCATCCATACGGACATAGACACCCTAACCCCTGTTGAAGCCCTGATGAAACTGAATGAAATTAAAAGGATGTTAGTAAAGAAAAAAAGGGCCTCACTGTAA
- a CDS encoding Abi family protein, with the protein MGKKAIPVDEQIKKLRSRGMVMDWGEEKAKEVLLDIGYYRLGFYWHPFQIDSEHNLVEGTLFSNVVKLYYLDTDLKHILTKAINRIEINFKTQLIYYTSVKYDQNPTWFVDKKIVAKTFVDNFPKFYTKKFKSDNKPIKRHHAKYPNEIYAPAWKTLEFLTLGSVITLYISLQNKSLKETIASQYGIKSIGVLENFLLTILFIRNICAHSDLLFDANTPKEIKTTPLIKFNNNNRHSLDSSIKVILYLLNQISENRSNIIQTEIENLFEVFSDDGVIKNIITNKMGYIYPSA; encoded by the coding sequence ATGGGAAAAAAAGCTATCCCGGTAGATGAACAAATTAAAAAATTACGAAGTCGTGGAATGGTTATGGATTGGGGAGAGGAGAAGGCTAAAGAAGTTTTATTGGATATTGGTTATTACCGTTTAGGGTTTTATTGGCATCCGTTTCAGATAGATAGTGAGCATAATTTAGTAGAAGGGACACTATTCTCTAATGTTGTTAAATTATATTATCTGGATACTGATCTTAAGCATATTTTAACCAAAGCTATAAATAGAATAGAGATTAATTTTAAAACCCAATTAATCTATTATACCTCTGTAAAGTATGATCAAAATCCAACTTGGTTTGTAGATAAAAAAATAGTAGCAAAGACTTTCGTAGATAATTTCCCGAAATTTTATACTAAGAAATTTAAGTCAGATAATAAACCTATTAAAAGGCATCATGCCAAATATCCCAATGAAATTTATGCGCCTGCATGGAAAACTTTGGAATTTTTAACTCTGGGGAGTGTTATTACATTATATATTTCCTTGCAAAATAAATCGTTAAAAGAGACAATAGCAAGTCAATATGGTATTAAAAGCATTGGTGTTCTTGAGAATTTTTTATTGACCATATTGTTTATTAGGAATATTTGTGCTCATAGTGATTTGCTATTTGATGCCAATACTCCAAAAGAAATTAAAACCACACCATTAATTAAGTTTAATAATAACAATAGACATAGTTTAGATTCTTCCATTAAGGTGATTTTATATTTGTTAAACCAAATATCAGAAAACAGGTCAAATATAATACAAACAGAGATTGAAAATCTTTTTGAAGTATTTAGTGATGATGGAGTAATTAAAAATATTATAACTAACAAAATGGGCTACATATACCCATCGGCATAA